Proteins from a single region of Gemmatirosa kalamazoonensis:
- a CDS encoding M1 family metallopeptidase has protein sequence MSRTTRLAALLCAWATPLLAQNPTRDTVVSSARAPRVTYVPKSSHADTLRGSYTSPGRRWWDVTFYDLHVAVDPKDSSIAGHNAITYRVTAAPPAARELQIDLMEPLVVDSMLQDGRPVRFRRDGNAFFATPNVQHRVGDRRTITVWYHGRPQIARNPPWQGGFTWTADSLGRPWIVTTDQGMGASVWWPNKDTQADEPDSQRVALTVPDPLLDVSNGRLRATRHNDDGTSTFEWFVTNPINNYAIAVAAGHYAHYSDTYDGLKGKLTLDYWPLDYHVADAHRQFPQSRAMLQCFERWFGPYPWYEDGYKLIEVPNTGMEHQSAVSYGNWYANGYRKRESSGTGLGLTWDFIIVHESAHEWFGNNITAKDNADMWVHESFANYAEGIYTECLHGKDAGARYIVGNRRGIRNDRPIIPAYGVNDQGSGDMYPKGGEMLHTIRQLVDDDARWRDILRGLNRTFWHQTVTGRQIEEYIARQSGLNLTKVFDQYLRTTMVPTLEYRLAGDTLVYRWTNVVPGFDMPVKATLDWPELAWLRPTTAWQRTRVRLPNLSEFRVDPNFYVIAKPVDAAAP, from the coding sequence ATGTCTCGAACCACGCGCCTCGCCGCGCTGCTGTGCGCCTGGGCAACGCCGCTCCTCGCCCAGAATCCGACCCGCGACACGGTCGTCAGCTCGGCCCGCGCGCCGCGCGTGACGTACGTGCCGAAGTCGTCGCACGCCGACACGCTGCGCGGCTCGTACACGTCTCCCGGACGGCGGTGGTGGGACGTCACGTTCTACGACCTGCACGTCGCGGTCGACCCAAAGGACAGCTCGATCGCGGGCCACAACGCCATCACCTACCGCGTGACCGCCGCGCCCCCGGCGGCGCGCGAGCTCCAGATCGACCTCATGGAGCCGCTCGTCGTCGACAGCATGCTGCAGGACGGGCGCCCCGTGCGGTTCCGCCGCGACGGGAACGCGTTCTTCGCGACGCCTAACGTACAGCACCGCGTCGGCGACCGGCGCACGATCACCGTGTGGTACCACGGGCGACCACAGATCGCGCGCAACCCACCGTGGCAGGGCGGCTTCACGTGGACCGCGGACAGCCTCGGCCGGCCGTGGATCGTCACCACCGACCAGGGCATGGGCGCCAGCGTGTGGTGGCCGAACAAGGACACGCAGGCCGACGAGCCCGACTCGCAGCGCGTGGCGCTCACCGTCCCCGACCCCCTGCTCGACGTGTCGAACGGGCGGCTGCGCGCGACGCGGCACAACGACGACGGCACCTCGACGTTCGAGTGGTTCGTCACGAACCCCATCAACAACTACGCGATCGCCGTCGCGGCCGGGCACTACGCGCACTACTCCGACACGTACGACGGGCTGAAAGGAAAGCTCACGCTCGACTACTGGCCGCTCGACTACCACGTCGCGGACGCGCATCGGCAGTTCCCGCAGTCGCGCGCCATGCTGCAGTGCTTCGAGCGGTGGTTCGGGCCATACCCGTGGTACGAGGACGGCTACAAGCTGATCGAGGTGCCGAACACCGGCATGGAGCACCAGAGCGCGGTGTCGTACGGCAACTGGTACGCGAACGGCTACCGCAAGCGCGAGAGCTCGGGCACGGGCCTCGGCCTGACGTGGGACTTCATCATCGTGCACGAGAGCGCGCACGAGTGGTTCGGGAACAACATCACGGCGAAGGACAACGCCGACATGTGGGTGCACGAGAGCTTCGCGAACTACGCCGAGGGGATCTACACCGAGTGCCTGCACGGCAAGGACGCCGGCGCGCGCTACATCGTCGGCAACCGACGCGGCATCCGGAACGACCGTCCCATCATCCCCGCGTACGGCGTGAACGACCAGGGCTCCGGCGACATGTACCCGAAGGGCGGCGAGATGCTGCACACCATCCGGCAGCTCGTCGACGACGATGCGCGGTGGCGCGACATCCTGCGCGGGCTCAATCGCACGTTCTGGCACCAGACCGTGACCGGGCGGCAGATCGAGGAGTACATCGCCCGCCAGTCGGGACTGAACCTCACGAAGGTGTTCGACCAGTACCTGCGCACGACGATGGTGCCGACGCTCGAGTACCGTCTCGCCGGTGACACGCTCGTGTACCGGTGGACGAACGTCGTGCCGGGGTTCGACATGCCGGTGAAGGCGACGCTCGACTGGCCCGAGCTCGCGTGGCTGCGCCCGACCACCGCGTGGCAGCGGACGCGCGTCCGGCTCCCGAACCTGTCCGAGTTCCGCGTCGACCCGAACTTCTACGTGATCGCGAAGCCGGTCGACGCGGCGGCGCCATGA
- a CDS encoding HEAT repeat domain-containing protein, which translates to MLFSSASLCVLCGQSPSHRAAPPLGAREVDAIATLEMLEDRRRLDTTALAALLADAHAEVRRRAAVAVGRIADRRGVALLRARPLDADTAVAAATVFAVGQLRDSAAVPWLDSLLSAPRTAPTVATEAAAALGKIRTVTARDALERFLAAAPTDARGRATVGEALLAIGRVTARGDLGPIVRWTRSPDEEVRWRATWALFRPRDPAAVPTLLALAADRSPLVRSWAVRGLSRPQADSAGRRAEAEARLLAAARDRDRRVRTEAVRALGTYADSAAVQTLLAALGSADTWLSVSAAEGLARVRDPAVVRALVGATAADHPCALRITALRTLQGAAPAEALGAAPEVARDSVPYCRATAAQVLTALRDTARSTGPRRATPRPGPDTTRGLADYRRLVERWVVPDYEGKPRPRVVWTTPRGAIEIELYPGDAPMAVEEVMRLTASGAIVGTEFTRVVPDFVAQQRPVVGARLQRDEVSRRRLLRGNLSWATAGLDTGVPGYTLGNTPQPHNEGDFTSVGRVVRGLDVVDRLALGDAVTAARVVGP; encoded by the coding sequence TTGTTGTTTTCCTCTGCGTCCCTCTGCGTCCTCTGCGGTCAATCGCCGAGCCACCGGGCCGCCCCACCGTTAGGCGCGCGCGAGGTCGACGCCATCGCGACGCTCGAGATGCTGGAGGACCGGCGCCGGCTCGACACGACGGCGCTCGCGGCGCTGCTCGCCGACGCGCACGCCGAGGTCCGTCGACGCGCGGCGGTGGCGGTCGGACGCATCGCCGACCGACGCGGGGTCGCGCTGCTGCGCGCGCGGCCGCTCGATGCCGACACCGCCGTCGCCGCGGCCACCGTGTTCGCCGTGGGGCAGCTCCGCGACAGCGCGGCCGTGCCGTGGCTCGATTCGCTGCTCTCCGCGCCGCGCACGGCACCGACCGTGGCCACGGAGGCGGCGGCCGCGCTCGGGAAGATCCGCACCGTGACGGCGCGCGACGCGCTCGAGCGCTTCCTCGCGGCCGCGCCGACCGATGCGCGCGGCCGCGCGACGGTGGGCGAGGCGCTGCTCGCGATCGGGCGCGTCACGGCGCGCGGCGACCTGGGGCCGATCGTGCGCTGGACGCGGTCGCCGGACGAGGAGGTGCGATGGCGCGCGACGTGGGCGCTGTTCCGTCCGCGCGACCCGGCGGCGGTCCCCACGCTGCTCGCGCTGGCCGCCGACCGGTCGCCGCTCGTGCGATCGTGGGCGGTGCGCGGCCTCTCGCGTCCGCAGGCCGACTCCGCCGGACGGCGTGCCGAGGCCGAGGCGCGGCTGCTCGCCGCCGCGCGCGACCGGGACCGGCGGGTGCGCACCGAGGCGGTGCGGGCGTTAGGCACCTACGCCGATTCGGCGGCCGTGCAGACGCTGCTCGCGGCGCTCGGCTCCGCCGACACGTGGCTGTCGGTGAGCGCGGCGGAGGGACTCGCGCGCGTCCGCGACCCGGCGGTGGTCCGGGCCCTGGTCGGCGCCACGGCGGCCGACCACCCGTGTGCGCTGCGCATCACCGCCCTGCGCACGCTCCAGGGTGCGGCGCCGGCGGAGGCGTTAGGCGCGGCGCCCGAGGTCGCCCGCGACTCCGTGCCCTATTGCCGCGCGACGGCGGCGCAGGTGCTGACGGCGCTCCGCGACACGGCGCGCAGCACGGGGCCGCGGCGCGCCACACCGCGCCCGGGACCGGACACGACGCGCGGGCTCGCCGACTACCGCCGGCTCGTGGAGCGGTGGGTGGTGCCCGACTACGAGGGGAAGCCGCGGCCGCGCGTGGTGTGGACGACGCCGCGCGGCGCGATCGAGATCGAGCTCTATCCGGGGGACGCGCCGATGGCGGTGGAGGAGGTGATGCGCCTCACCGCGTCGGGCGCGATCGTCGGCACCGAGTTCACGCGCGTGGTGCCCGACTTCGTGGCGCAGCAGCGGCCGGTCGTCGGGGCGCGTCTGCAGCGCGACGAGGTGAGCCGACGGCGACTGCTGCGGGGGAACCTGAGCTGGGCGACGGCGGGGCTCGACACGGGCGTTCCGGGCTACACGCTCGGCAACACGCCGCAGCCGCACAACGAGGGGGACTTCACGTCGGTGGGGCGGGTGGTGCGGGGGCTCGACGTCGTCGACCGGCTGGCGCTGGGCGACGCCGTGACGGCGGCGCGGGTGGTGGGGCCGTAG
- a CDS encoding GH39 family glycosyl hydrolase — protein sequence MNRTDRIKTNNKGTTRVVGSHPVRPVHPVEKKSVGLLSLLSLILSAATALAGGAQEPAFPVAIRVDAAKPLGALPPAWRFFGADEPNYATMKDGRKLVAELGSLGDSGGPQVYFRTHHLLVTGDGTPALKWGSTNVYTEDARGRPVYDFSVVDRIFATYLARGVRPYVEIGFMPQALSTHPEPYQHAWRPGLPYDDVYTGWAYPPKDYAKWEELVYRWVKHCVERFGRAEVERWYWEVWNEPNIGYWKGTPEEFLRLHDHAIAGVRRALPTARVGGPDVAGSGGAFMQGFLEHVLRGRNFATGATGTPHDFVSFHAKGAPSFVDGHVRTGIAAQLRTIDQGFARIASFPELRATPIVIGESDPDGCAACQGPQLGYRNGTMYASYTAAAYARTVLLAERHGVNLLGALTWAFEFEDQPYFAGFRVLATNGIDLPVLNVFRMLAGLGGQHVSAESDRDPGLDAMVRDGVRGAPDVSALASLAPGKLAVLVWHYHDDDVPGPGARVSLSLAGLPSGTREARVTHYRVDDAHSNAFAEWKRMGSPIAPSREQYDRLLAAGQLAKLDGPSSVHVDGGSARLEFALPRQAVSLVVVEWP from the coding sequence ATGAACAGGACGGACAGGATAAAGACCAACAACAAAGGCACTACACGTGTTGTTGGTTCTCATCCCGTCCGTCCTGTTCATCCTGTCGAGAAGAAGAGCGTCGGACTCCTGTCGCTCCTGTCGCTGATCCTGTCGGCGGCTACGGCGCTTGCGGGCGGCGCACAGGAGCCCGCGTTCCCGGTCGCGATCCGCGTCGACGCCGCGAAACCGTTAGGCGCGCTGCCACCCGCGTGGCGGTTCTTCGGCGCCGACGAGCCGAACTACGCGACGATGAAGGACGGCCGCAAGCTCGTCGCGGAGCTGGGCTCGTTGGGCGACAGCGGCGGTCCGCAGGTCTACTTCCGCACGCACCATCTGCTCGTCACCGGCGATGGCACGCCGGCGCTGAAGTGGGGGAGCACGAACGTCTACACCGAGGACGCGCGCGGCCGTCCCGTGTACGATTTCTCCGTCGTCGACCGCATCTTCGCGACCTACCTCGCGCGCGGCGTGCGCCCGTACGTCGAGATCGGCTTCATGCCGCAGGCGCTGTCCACGCACCCCGAGCCGTACCAGCACGCGTGGCGCCCGGGGCTCCCCTACGACGACGTGTACACGGGCTGGGCCTACCCGCCGAAGGACTACGCGAAGTGGGAGGAGCTCGTGTACCGGTGGGTGAAGCACTGCGTCGAGCGCTTCGGCCGCGCGGAGGTCGAGCGGTGGTACTGGGAGGTGTGGAACGAGCCGAACATCGGCTATTGGAAGGGGACGCCCGAGGAGTTCCTGCGGCTGCACGACCACGCGATCGCCGGTGTGCGCCGCGCGCTGCCCACGGCGCGCGTCGGCGGGCCGGACGTCGCGGGGAGCGGCGGCGCGTTCATGCAGGGCTTCCTCGAGCACGTGCTGCGCGGCCGCAACTTCGCCACCGGCGCCACGGGCACGCCGCACGACTTCGTGTCGTTCCACGCCAAGGGCGCGCCGAGCTTCGTGGACGGGCACGTGCGCACCGGCATCGCCGCGCAGCTCCGCACGATCGATCAGGGATTCGCGCGCATCGCGTCGTTCCCCGAGCTGCGCGCGACGCCGATCGTGATCGGCGAGTCGGACCCCGACGGCTGCGCCGCGTGCCAGGGCCCGCAGCTCGGCTACCGCAACGGGACGATGTACGCGAGCTACACCGCCGCGGCCTACGCGCGCACGGTGCTGCTGGCCGAGCGGCACGGCGTGAACCTGCTCGGCGCGCTGACGTGGGCGTTCGAGTTCGAGGACCAGCCGTACTTCGCCGGCTTCCGCGTGCTCGCCACGAACGGCATCGACCTGCCGGTGCTGAACGTGTTTCGCATGCTCGCGGGGCTCGGCGGCCAGCACGTGTCGGCGGAGAGCGACCGGGATCCGGGGCTCGACGCGATGGTGCGCGACGGCGTGCGCGGCGCGCCCGACGTGTCGGCGCTGGCGAGCCTCGCGCCGGGGAAGCTCGCCGTGCTCGTGTGGCACTACCACGACGACGACGTGCCGGGGCCCGGCGCGCGCGTGTCGCTGTCGCTCGCCGGCCTGCCGTCAGGCACCCGCGAGGCGCGGGTCACGCACTATCGGGTGGACGACGCGCACTCGAACGCGTTCGCCGAGTGGAAGCGGATGGGATCGCCGATCGCGCCGAGCCGCGAGCAGTACGACAGGCTCCTGGCCGCGGGGCAGCTCGCGAAGCTCGACGGGCCGTCGAGCGTGCACGTCGACGGGGGCAGCGCGCGCCTCGAGTTCGCGCTGCCTCGGCAGGCCGTGTCGCTGGTCGTGGTCGAGTGGCCGTAG
- a CDS encoding prolyl oligopeptidase family serine peptidase — protein sequence MLSFDGSEGDAYQLMSIRWSPDSKHLVAYRRRPGYNRLVHYVLSSPADQLQPKDTSIFYRKPGDVLDVTTPVLIDVEPRAARPIDNALFPNPYQISQAAWHKDSRGFTFEYNQRGHQVYRVIEVDAATGAARAVVSDEPKTFFSYRPLNGNQTDHGSYWRYDVDDGKEVLWMSERDGWAHLYLYDGATGKVKNQITKGPWVVRAVDSVDVAHRQIYFRASGTIAGQDPYFVHYYRINFDGTGLVRYTEANGTHTLYWSPDHAYYVDTYSRVDLPTVVELRRTSDRRLTPIEKGDMSAQVAAGWRPPEVFSAKGRDGATDIWGIVVKPLAFDPSRKYPVIEQIYAGPQGSFVPKTWGGGQSLQALAELGFVVVQIDGMGTNNRSKAFHDVAWKNLGDAGFPDRILWHKAYAARNPWYDVTRVGLYGTSAGGQNAMGGLLFHPDFYKAAYANSGCHDNRMDKIWWNEQWMGWPLGPQYEASSNVVNASKLQGSLMLVIGEFDTNVDPSSGYQVADALIRAGKYFDLLVVPNGGHGAGGAYAVRKRNDFFVEHLLGVAPPNWNAGVTDEAINGGGATPGDQGGQGDQLGPSFYDGPNDPPYVWW from the coding sequence ATGCTCAGCTTCGACGGCTCCGAGGGCGACGCGTACCAGCTCATGTCGATCCGCTGGTCGCCCGACTCGAAGCACCTCGTCGCGTATCGTCGGCGCCCCGGCTACAACCGGCTCGTGCACTACGTCCTCTCGTCGCCCGCCGATCAGCTCCAGCCGAAGGACACGTCGATCTTCTACCGCAAGCCGGGCGACGTGCTCGACGTCACCACGCCGGTGCTGATCGACGTCGAGCCGCGCGCCGCGCGCCCGATCGACAACGCGCTGTTCCCGAACCCGTACCAGATCTCGCAGGCCGCGTGGCACAAGGATTCGCGCGGGTTCACGTTCGAGTACAACCAGCGCGGCCATCAGGTCTACCGCGTCATCGAGGTCGACGCCGCGACCGGCGCGGCGCGCGCCGTCGTGTCCGACGAGCCGAAGACGTTCTTCTCGTACCGGCCGCTGAACGGCAACCAGACGGACCACGGCAGCTACTGGCGCTACGACGTCGACGACGGCAAGGAAGTGCTGTGGATGTCGGAGCGCGACGGGTGGGCGCACCTGTACCTGTACGACGGCGCGACGGGCAAGGTGAAGAACCAGATCACCAAGGGCCCGTGGGTCGTCCGCGCTGTCGACTCGGTCGACGTCGCGCACCGGCAGATCTACTTCCGCGCGAGCGGTACGATCGCCGGCCAGGACCCGTACTTCGTCCACTACTACCGCATCAACTTCGACGGCACGGGACTCGTTCGTTACACCGAGGCGAACGGCACGCACACGCTGTACTGGTCGCCCGACCACGCGTACTACGTCGACACGTACTCGCGCGTCGACCTGCCGACGGTGGTCGAGCTGCGCCGCACGAGCGACCGGCGCCTCACGCCGATCGAGAAGGGCGACATGTCGGCGCAGGTCGCCGCCGGCTGGCGTCCGCCCGAAGTCTTCTCGGCGAAGGGCCGCGACGGCGCGACGGACATCTGGGGGATCGTCGTGAAGCCGCTCGCGTTCGACCCGAGCAGGAAGTATCCGGTGATCGAGCAGATCTATGCCGGCCCGCAGGGAAGCTTCGTGCCGAAGACGTGGGGCGGCGGCCAGTCGCTGCAGGCGCTCGCGGAGCTCGGCTTCGTCGTCGTGCAGATCGACGGCATGGGGACGAACAATCGCTCGAAGGCATTCCACGACGTCGCGTGGAAGAACCTCGGCGACGCCGGCTTCCCGGACCGCATTCTCTGGCACAAGGCGTACGCGGCGAGGAACCCGTGGTACGACGTCACGCGCGTGGGGCTCTACGGCACCTCCGCCGGCGGCCAGAACGCGATGGGCGGGCTGCTCTTCCACCCCGACTTCTACAAGGCGGCGTACGCGAACTCGGGCTGCCACGACAACCGGATGGACAAGATCTGGTGGAACGAGCAGTGGATGGGATGGCCGTTAGGCCCGCAGTACGAGGCGTCGTCGAACGTGGTGAACGCGAGCAAGCTGCAGGGAAGCCTCATGCTCGTCATCGGCGAGTTCGACACGAACGTGGATCCGTCGTCGGGCTACCAGGTGGCGGACGCGCTGATCCGCGCCGGCAAGTACTTCGACCTGCTCGTGGTGCCCAACGGCGGCCACGGCGCGGGCGGCGCGTACGCGGTGCGCAAGCGCAACGACTTCTTCGTCGAGCACCTGCTCGGCGTCGCGCCGCCGAACTGGAACGCGGGCGTGACCGACGAGGCGATCAACGGCGGCGGCGCGACGCCGGGCGACCAGGGCGGCCAGGGCGATCAGCTCGGCCCGAGCTTCTACGACGGGCCGAACGACCCGCCGTACGTGTGGTGGTGA